From the genome of Leptotrichia sp. HSP-342:
CAATTAAAAATCTCATATCTTTTCCATCAAGAATAACTAGATATTTACCATTATTTTCTTTTTTTACATTTATAATCTTTATATCTAATTTTGCATTTACTATAAATTCCTTGAAAAATCCTCTGATTTTATCTATATTTGTATCATCCTGACTATTTTGAATAACTTTTTCTTCATTTTCAGGGCTTTCATTTCTATAGTTTTTTCTAATGTTATTTTTTTTAGAATCATAATTATTTGGATTTCTTACATCTTTTTTTTCTTTTTTGAAAATTTTCTCTTCATTTTGTATTCTTGGTTTTTCTGTTTTTACATCACTCGATTTCAAATCCGATTTTTTAACAATTTCGATTTCATATTCACCTTTTATATTGATAAACAATATTTTTTTAGGATGTTTCAAAACTTTTACCTGATAAGTTTCATCTTCTTTTAAAGTCAATGAACGGCTTACCATATTTTTAAGTTCTTCCTCATTTTGCGCCTTTAATATTATCTTTTCCATCATCACTTCTTCCTTTCAAAATGAAATACTG
Proteins encoded in this window:
- a CDS encoding protein jag — encoded protein: MMEKIILKAQNEEELKNMVSRSLTLKEDETYQVKVLKHPKKILFINIKGEYEIEIVKKSDLKSSDVKTEKPRIQNEEKIFKKEKKDVRNPNNYDSKKNNIRKNYRNESPENEEKVIQNSQDDTNIDKIRGFFKEFIVNAKLDIKIINVKKENNGKYLVILDGKDMRFLIGEKGSALNNLEYLISTTKKFKNLKISIDSNNYKEKREKSLRDLARKKGKAVLATGNAVKLNPMAARERKIIHEEISFMEGLKTESLGEEPKRYLVIRKLDEKN